A region of the Cupriavidus metallidurans CH34 genome:
AGAAACTGCTCAAGGAACAGGGCACGTCAAAAGATCATAGCAACTCCCTTGCAAGGAGGCTTGTTGCTGCGCTGAAGGATGTGCTTGGACTTCGGAGTTCCTAAGGCGGCTCGACGACAGCCCGCAGTAAAGCAGGGAGTCGCGTCAGCTGTGCTCGGAGGTCGGGTATTAATGTGAGCCGTCGCTCGGTTCGACCACGGCGATTGGCTGGAATCGACCCTTCTGAGCCGTTCAGCCAACCCATGGCAACGGCAGTTACGCGATATCGTACGGCCATTCGGACGCGTTTCAGGTTAAGTCAGAACCGAAACTGGCCGCAAGCGCCTAGTTTCGTACGGGGCTCGCTCGCGAGTGCTCCATCCTCACGGAGGCAAGGCTGTCTGACCCCTATAGAGCGTGGCCGATGTAACCCATATTGATATCAGATGTGAGCATCTCAGTACATGTCGAAGTCGTCCTCGCCGTAGACTTCTGCCGGCAGTACGCCGCACCAGCTAGAGAATAATGCTTGGATAGCAATAACAATTTCGGGGAGTGGGAAGGTGGGTCGACGACATTGTCTTGTACTTTTTCTATTTTTTCTGCAATTAATATTCTGCATTGGCCCATCTCATGCCGCAGAGAGAAAGACATACTGGAAGCTCGCTGCGGTTCCGCAGGGCACGAAATTAAACACCGATTTTCTCTATAGCGCGCCGCAGGATGCTTGTCCGGATGCATTCCAGGCGTTTAGTGCAGTGTATGAATATCCTACCGTGCGGTGGTACCTTAAACAGGATCCCTACGTTGAGCGACTAGTTCACTGCAACGCAATTATCCTGAACACAGCAAATCAGGAAATCGAGTACGGTAGTTTTGCGACGGTGGAACGCTTTTTCAAGTGTCCTGATGGTCTAGAGTTTACTAATTCCGCATATATATGCCCGGTGGCGGATTGGCCGGAAGATAGCTGCGGGAGCGGCGCCAAAGTGGCCTTGTCGTTCAATGGGGTATCGCTTGCCAGTTGTAAAGCGCGGGAAAAGTCCTGCCCATATGGGAACCCGGTCTTCCCCGGGACAGGCATTAAGGTTGCGACCGAAATTGATTACGCCGCAGCGGGTGCGGACGCGCTCTCGCTGATACGCACTTACCGTTCGAGCTTTCACATTGCCCCCAAGAACGGATTCGGTGCCGTTTGGATGCACCAGTATCAGAAGCGGCTGGACACCTCCATCATGTACGAACCGGGTGGTAGCGTGGCGGCGCTGCGAGGAGACGGTAACTATCTGCGGTTTTTCAAGAGCGGCTCGGTTTGGCTTTCCTCCGAAGGGCGAGATCGGTTGATTCCATCGTTCAGCAGCACGGGCGCTATTACGGGATGGCAATATGAGTCCGCAGAGGATGGCACCGTTGAGGCCTACGACAACACTGGACTGCTGCGATCCGTCACGGCGCTAAATGGCTGGCAGACGGGCCTTGTTTACAGCGATGCCACCACCCCGATAAGCATCGCGCCAAGAAGCGGGCTCCTGATCAAGATTCGGGGTCAGTTTGGCCGTGAGATGCAGTTGATCTATGACTCGCGTGTGCGAATCACGCGTGTGGTCGGTCCGGCCGGCAAAGCCACGGACTACCAATACGACAACAACAATATGCTGGTCACGGTAACGTGGTCCGATCAAAAGATCCGGCAGTACCATTATGAGGACAGCCGATTCGCTTATGCGCTGACTGGCATCACGGATGAGAAGGGTGTTCGCTATGCTACCTATGCGTATGACTCGCTCGGCCGCGCCATCAGCACTGAACATGCTGGCGGCGTAGATAGGTTCCAGTTCAATGTCCTGGGGAATGGCCAAACGTCGGTCATTTCTCCCAGTGGCACTGGCTTTACGCTGAGCTCGGAACTGCAAGGTACCGTTTTGCGACCGACTTCAGCTTCGGCCGCTTGCCCGGAGTGCGGTGACATTGCGAAATCGACTTCCTACGATGCGGCGGGGAAGGTGCGGATTTCGGTGAAGGTGATCAGCGGTTTCGGCGAACGTGATCAGGGAAGGAAGGTGGTACTGCGCGGTCAGGAGATTGTAGCGTAGGTGATCACGATGCCCGTTTCTTGACGTCGGTAGCCGAGCGCTTGCGCATGGATTCGCCTTTGAGCGATACCTTGTGCGCCTGGTGGACCAGCCGGTCCAGAATGGCGTCAGCCAGCGTCGGATCATCCAACCACTGGTGCCAATGCTCGATCGGGAGCTGGCTGGTCACGATGGTCGAGCGGGTGCCGACGCGATCGTCCAGAACTTCCAGCAGATCGCCGCGTGCGCTTTTAGAAGGCTCCTGTAGGCCCCAGTCGTCCAGCACCAGGACATCGATGCGCGCGAGCTGTGCCAGGCGGCGGGTGAAGCTCCCGTCGCCGTGGGCGATCTGCAGTTCCTCGAACAGTCGCGGCACCCGCAGGTAGAGCGCAGAGAATCCCTGCCGACAGGCCTGCTGAGCAAACGCACAGGCCAGCCAGGACTTGCCGGCACCGGTCGCCCCGGTAAGGATGAGACTCTGAGCATTGCGGATCCAGTCGCAACTGGCCAGGCTGGCGACCAGCCGCTGGTCAAGACCGCGGCTGCCGTCATAGACCACATCCTCGAGGCATGCCTGGGCGTGCTTGAGCTTGGCCGAGCGCAGCAGCCGCTCCAGGCGCCTGGTGTCACGCCAAGCAATCTCCCGGTCGACCAGCATGGAGAAGCGTTCTTCGAACGGCAGGCTGGAGCTGGCGGTCAGGGCAGACTGTTCCTCGAAGGCCCGCGCCATCCCGTCGAGCTTCAGGGCCTTGAGCTGGCCGACGGTGTGTTGCATCAGCATAGTTTTCCTAATGGTAGTAGTCGGGTCCGCGCACGTTGTCGTGCATGGGGGAATGCCACTCGGTTTGCGATACCGGCAGAGTGGCTTGCCGGTCCAGATGGTTTTCAAGGATGGAGACCACAGACTTACGCGTGAGCGAGCCAATGGCGACGGCGCGGGCGCAAGCGGCTTCGAGCCGCTCCTTGCTGTACTTCTTGGCCAGACTCAGCAGACCCAGGCAGGCGCGATAGCCCATCTCGGGATGGCTCTTGTGGGTGAGCTGGTATTCGACGATGACGGCGACGTTGGGCCCAATCGAGGCTGCCCAGTTGAGCAGCCGGCCGGGCGTCCATTCGAGGTGCGCGCGGTGGGCCACCGGCATGTGTTCCTTGACCGTGCTGTGGCTGCCCTTGCGGGTATTGCGCGCGTGCAGCGCCACCCGTTTGCCGCCGTACAGGATCTCGATGGTGTGGCGAGTTACGCGAGCCTCCACCGCCTTGCGCACCAGGGCATGCGGCACGCTGTAGTAGTGGCCGTCGATCTCGACGTGGTAGTCGACGTTGACGCGGCACTGTTTGAACGTTGCAACTTCGTAGCGCCGCGGCGGCAGCGGTCGCAGCACTGGCCGGTCCAACCGCTCGAACCACTCCCGGCGCGTGCCAGGCAGCTTCTTGAACGGTCGGTCGTTCAGGTCGGCGACGAGCTTCTTGATAGCCTTGTTGAGCTCGCCCAAGCTGTAGAAGCGGTGATTGCGCAGCCGCGCTAGGATCCACCGCTCGACGATCAGTACGCCAGTCTCGACCTTGGCCTTGTCTTGCGGCTTGCGTGGCCGTGCTGGCAGCATGGCCGTGCCGTAGTGATGAACGAAGTCTTCTGCAGTTCGGGACAGCACTGGCTCGTATCGGTCAGGGCGAGCCACCAGCGCGCGCGGGTTGTCCGGAACAAGCAGCTCGGGCACGCCGCCGGCGAATTCCATCGCGCAGACCATTCCCCCGATCCAGTCGGCAGTGGTCTGCCCCCGGGTGGCGCACGCGTACGTGTAATTTGAAGCGCCGAGCACAGCGACGAAGATGCTGGCTTCGAAGGCAATGCCGCCCTCCGCATCCAGAATCGGCACCATCTGACCGGCGAAGTCAGCAAACAGCTTCTCGCCGGCGCGGTGCTGCTGGCGCATGGACCGCTTGAGCGTCGCTGCCCAGTCCCGGTAACGGCAGCAGAACTGCGTGTATTGGTAAATGGGGACGTTTGGATTCGCCTCCAGGTATTCCTCCCACAGCAACTGCAGTGTCACGCCCTTGCGGCGCAACTCGCGATGCAGATAGGGGAAGTCCGGCATCACCCGCCCGCCCGGGCTGTTGGCCGGCTTCTGCGCGCCGAACAGCCGCTGCTCCAGCGTATCTTCGTTCAGGCTGTCCGCCTGCGGCCAATCCAGCCCCGCTGCCTTCGCCATTGCCGCGTACTGCGAAACGGCGCCAACACTCACACCCGTCGCCCTAGCGATCTGCCGGTGCGAAAGGCCACACGCCCACTTCAGGCGAAGCACTTCCTTGATTTTGCGCATGGTCATCCGGTTGGCCGGCATCAGCTTGCTTCCTTGAAAAAGGAAGCAGCGTATCGCCGGCGTTCTAGTCCATGCGCAGTCCCACCCCTAACCCCGGCCCCATTGCGGTGCGTGATCACCCATTTCGGCTGCTTGATCACCTATTTCGGCAACGTGATCACTCGTTTCGGGAAGCTGATCACCGATTTCGGCGGCATCGCCGAAGTGATCACGTTCCGCCGAAACCAGCGATCAGCATCCGCCCGAAACAGGTGATCACGTTCCCCCGAAATCGCTGATCACGCGCCCCGAAATACGCAGGGGAATGTCGCGACCAGAAGGGATTTTGCCGAAAAGGAGACGCGCTACAGCTACGACGCGCTCGGCCGGGAAACCCAACGTGTCGAGGGCTACGGCACGGCCGACGCGAAGACCACGACAACCGAGTGGCATCCGACGTGGAATCTGCCATTGAAGGTGGCTGCGCCAGGGCGGGTCGACTATTTCACCTACGACGGGATGGGTCAAATGACCGCCCATGGGTGGTTTCCCACAGCCGACGCCAACGGCAGCCAAGGGCTCAACGCAGCGCCATCGGGCGCGGTGTCCAGCAACAGCTATGGCTATGACACCAATGCGCTGATGACGGCGCTAACTGAGGTAGAGGACGGTGCGATCGCCAAACAATGGAGCCTGACTTACGATGCACAGGGAAATCTGCTGACGGCAACAGACGGCACGCGGACAGCGCGGGCACTGGCGTACGATCCATCCGGCCGTTTGCTTGAGGCGGTGAACATTGACGGCGACACGCTCAAGTATGTGTACGACTCCCGAGGCCGGGTGACGCAGTATGTATTCGGGGAGAACGTGACTGCGTACGTCTACGATGCGATAGGGCAAAAGATTCAGGTTACTAGTCCGGAAGGAGACGTGACAAACTACGTCTATGATGCGGCCCATCGCCTGATCGATGTTCTGTACAACGGCGAGTCTCTGACTACACCGGAGGCGCCTGAGACGGCGGCCATCACGATGGCAAAGGCAGAATCCGGGGCCGACAATGCCGGTGCCAATCCCTTTGCGTCGTGGTTTGGCTGGATCGCCAAGCTATTCAAATGGTTGTTGCCGTCGGCACATGCACAAGGGGTACCGGCACCTTCACCGCCGATCTATGGAGGCGGTGGCTCGGCACCGGGCACATACACACCCAATCCGCTGCAGGACTTGGTGCCGGGGCTGAATGGTGACAAGACGCCTGGCCAGTGGCTGGCCATGGCAACCCAGCGTGCCGTCGACTATTGCCGTTCAAAGGTGCAGGAGAACATTCATCGCGGGAAGATCCAGGCTCAGGGCGCCGGGTATCGTGATCCAGGTGTAGGAGATGCCGAAACGTGGGGACCCC
Encoded here:
- a CDS encoding DUF6531 domain-containing protein, with the protein product MGRRHCLVLFLFFLQLIFCIGPSHAAERKTYWKLAAVPQGTKLNTDFLYSAPQDACPDAFQAFSAVYEYPTVRWYLKQDPYVERLVHCNAIILNTANQEIEYGSFATVERFFKCPDGLEFTNSAYICPVADWPEDSCGSGAKVALSFNGVSLASCKAREKSCPYGNPVFPGTGIKVATEIDYAAAGADALSLIRTYRSSFHIAPKNGFGAVWMHQYQKRLDTSIMYEPGGSVAALRGDGNYLRFFKSGSVWLSSEGRDRLIPSFSSTGAITGWQYESAEDGTVEAYDNTGLLRSVTALNGWQTGLVYSDATTPISIAPRSGLLIKIRGQFGREMQLIYDSRVRITRVVGPAGKATDYQYDNNNMLVTVTWSDQKIRQYHYEDSRFAYALTGITDEKGVRYATYAYDSLGRAISTEHAGGVDRFQFNVLGNGQTSVISPSGTGFTLSSELQGTVLRPTSASAACPECGDIAKSTSYDAAGKVRISVKVISGFGERDQGRKVVLRGQEIVA
- the istB gene encoding IS21-like element ISRme9 family helper ATPase IstB — translated: MLMQHTVGQLKALKLDGMARAFEEQSALTASSSLPFEERFSMLVDREIAWRDTRRLERLLRSAKLKHAQACLEDVVYDGSRGLDQRLVASLASCDWIRNAQSLILTGATGAGKSWLACAFAQQACRQGFSALYLRVPRLFEELQIAHGDGSFTRRLAQLARIDVLVLDDWGLQEPSKSARGDLLEVLDDRVGTRSTIVTSQLPIEHWHQWLDDPTLADAILDRLVHQAHKVSLKGESMRKRSATDVKKRAS
- the istA gene encoding IS21-like element ISRme9 family transposase, which translates into the protein MPANRMTMRKIKEVLRLKWACGLSHRQIARATGVSVGAVSQYAAMAKAAGLDWPQADSLNEDTLEQRLFGAQKPANSPGGRVMPDFPYLHRELRRKGVTLQLLWEEYLEANPNVPIYQYTQFCCRYRDWAATLKRSMRQQHRAGEKLFADFAGQMVPILDAEGGIAFEASIFVAVLGASNYTYACATRGQTTADWIGGMVCAMEFAGGVPELLVPDNPRALVARPDRYEPVLSRTAEDFVHHYGTAMLPARPRKPQDKAKVETGVLIVERWILARLRNHRFYSLGELNKAIKKLVADLNDRPFKKLPGTRREWFERLDRPVLRPLPPRRYEVATFKQCRVNVDYHVEIDGHYYSVPHALVRKAVEARVTRHTIEILYGGKRVALHARNTRKGSHSTVKEHMPVAHRAHLEWTPGRLLNWAASIGPNVAVIVEYQLTHKSHPEMGYRACLGLLSLAKKYSKERLEAACARAVAIGSLTRKSVVSILENHLDRQATLPVSQTEWHSPMHDNVRGPDYYH
- a CDS encoding RHS repeat domain-containing protein, giving the protein MAAPGRVDYFTYDGMGQMTAHGWFPTADANGSQGLNAAPSGAVSSNSYGYDTNALMTALTEVEDGAIAKQWSLTYDAQGNLLTATDGTRTARALAYDPSGRLLEAVNIDGDTLKYVYDSRGRVTQYVFGENVTAYVYDAIGQKIQVTSPEGDVTNYVYDAAHRLIDVLYNGESLTTPEAPETAAITMAKAESGADNAGANPFASWFGWIAKLFKWLLPSAHAQGVPAPSPPIYGGGGSAPGTYTPNPLQDLVPGLNGDKTPGQWLAMATQRAVDYCRSKVQENIHRGKIQAQGAGYRDPGVGDAETWGPQLSPPTVEWGLQALERIEARMNNKQRSTRNQALKDAKRYVISTGRAGGLDAVRKKSFYNDEIRKENEDGGRRDERVDVDILGGKAFVP